A genomic stretch from Aminobacter aminovorans includes:
- a CDS encoding sugar phosphate isomerase/epimerase family protein, translating into MRRFSMSYLTAPVASPLESIRIASEVGYDHLGLRIHPTAAADAPSPLLGNMALVGACKQLLDDSGLTVTEVESWMIRGEFDLSRSAAAMEAAAALGRPRLIAVADMRGAIAQAEIEDRFAALAEMASSFGLHVDFEPIAHRAAGTLEEALAVVAAGAAHGSGLILDMLHVNRMGIAGAELASVDRSLLHNIHLCDAPPAPVDPETMVRHSAFDRDLPGEGALPLKAYLRALPSDRPLSIEIPMMRLGDSVSPRERARRCLTASRQLVENIDGLLA; encoded by the coding sequence ATGAGACGCTTCTCGATGTCGTACCTGACGGCACCTGTCGCCTCGCCGCTTGAGTCGATCCGCATCGCGTCGGAAGTTGGCTACGATCACCTGGGATTGCGCATCCATCCGACCGCGGCAGCCGATGCGCCTTCGCCGCTGCTTGGGAACATGGCGCTCGTAGGTGCGTGCAAACAGCTGCTCGACGATAGTGGGCTGACAGTGACGGAGGTCGAAAGCTGGATGATCCGCGGGGAGTTCGACCTGTCACGCAGCGCCGCCGCCATGGAGGCTGCGGCAGCGCTCGGCCGGCCTCGCCTGATCGCCGTCGCCGACATGCGCGGCGCGATCGCACAGGCTGAAATCGAGGACCGCTTTGCCGCCCTCGCCGAAATGGCATCAAGCTTCGGGCTCCACGTCGACTTCGAGCCGATCGCGCACAGGGCGGCGGGAACGCTCGAGGAAGCACTGGCAGTGGTTGCCGCCGGCGCCGCCCATGGCTCCGGGCTGATCCTCGACATGCTGCACGTCAACCGCATGGGCATCGCCGGGGCAGAACTGGCTTCGGTCGACCGGAGCCTGCTCCACAACATCCATCTCTGCGACGCACCGCCTGCGCCCGTCGACCCCGAAACGATGGTGCGCCATTCCGCCTTCGACCGCGACCTGCCCGGCGAAGGGGCATTGCCACTGAAGGCCTATCTCCGCGCCTTGCCCAGCGACCGGCCACTCAGCATCGAAATCCCGATGATGCGTCTCGGCGATAGCGTTTCACCTCGGGAACGGGCACGCCGCTGCCTGACCGCCTCGCGTCAACTGGTCGAAAACATCGATGGTCTGCTCGCCTGA
- a CDS encoding LLM class flavin-dependent oxidoreductase: MTKEIRLNALDQCNPSFLAFGLWRHPRDKALDFTSIDYWADYARLLERGLFDALFLADSLGVPDTYRQSYAPAFRSGALAPSLDPSVIVPAMALVTENLGFAITGSASYETPYLFARRMTTLDHMTSGRIGWNIVTSFLRSGALAMGHNELAEHDARYDAADEFMAVMYGLWEGSWADGALKRDKTSGIYADPELITELDHSGGHHRIRAVSAAEPSLQRTPMLFQAGGSPRGRHFAATHAEGIFINGPQLELVAPQVADMRKRAAALGRDPRSLKFFAGATIIVDETEALARARYEDYKRHTSVEGMLCQLSAALGIDLSKYPLDEPIRYEKTDAAHSQLDMLTRKGSWTVRQAVESMVVSGRNLLIVGTPEQVVDEFARWVEHADVDGFNIARVLAHETMENFIDMVVPELQRRGMFKTEYAAGTLRERVTGSGPRTAPDHSASRYRG; this comes from the coding sequence ATGACCAAGGAAATCAGGCTCAACGCACTCGACCAGTGCAATCCGAGCTTCCTAGCCTTCGGCCTGTGGCGCCATCCGCGCGACAAGGCGCTGGACTTCACCAGCATCGATTATTGGGCCGACTATGCCCGCCTTCTCGAACGCGGCCTGTTCGATGCGCTGTTTCTGGCGGACTCGCTCGGCGTTCCCGATACCTACCGGCAGAGCTATGCGCCCGCGTTCCGCAGCGGCGCGCTGGCGCCGAGCCTCGATCCCTCGGTGATCGTGCCGGCGATGGCGCTGGTCACCGAAAATCTCGGCTTCGCCATCACCGGCAGCGCTTCCTACGAGACGCCCTATCTGTTTGCCCGACGCATGACGACGCTGGACCACATGACAAGCGGGCGTATCGGATGGAACATCGTGACGTCCTTCCTGCGCAGCGGTGCACTCGCCATGGGCCACAACGAGTTGGCCGAGCACGACGCGCGCTACGACGCCGCCGACGAATTCATGGCGGTGATGTACGGGCTGTGGGAGGGCTCGTGGGCCGACGGCGCGCTGAAGCGCGACAAGACGAGCGGGATCTATGCCGACCCTGAGCTGATCACCGAACTGGACCATAGCGGCGGACATCACCGGATTCGTGCCGTGAGTGCGGCCGAGCCGTCGCTGCAGCGCACGCCGATGCTGTTCCAGGCGGGCGGGTCGCCGCGCGGCCGCCACTTTGCCGCGACCCATGCCGAAGGCATCTTCATCAACGGCCCGCAGCTCGAACTGGTGGCGCCGCAGGTGGCCGACATGCGCAAGCGCGCAGCCGCGCTGGGCCGCGATCCCCGGAGCCTGAAGTTCTTCGCCGGCGCCACCATCATCGTCGACGAGACCGAAGCACTCGCCCGCGCCCGCTATGAGGACTACAAACGCCACACCAGCGTCGAAGGCATGCTGTGCCAGTTGTCGGCGGCCCTCGGCATCGACCTGTCGAAATACCCGCTGGACGAGCCGATCCGCTACGAAAAGACGGACGCGGCGCATTCCCAGCTCGATATGCTGACGCGCAAGGGTAGCTGGACCGTGCGCCAGGCAGTCGAGAGCATGGTGGTGAGCGGCCGCAACCTGCTGATCGTCGGCACGCCGGAACAGGTGGTCGATGAATTCGCGCGCTGGGTCGAGCACGCCGATGTCGACGGCTTCAACATTGCCCGCGTCCTGGCGCATGAGACGATGGAGAACTTCATCGACATGGTGGTGCCGGAGTTGCAGCGGCGCGGCATGTTCAAGACCGAATACGCGGCAGGCACCCTGCGCGAGAGGGTGACGGGCTCGGGCCCGCGCACCGCACCAGATCATTCAGCCTCAAGATACCGCGGATAG
- a CDS encoding LysR family transcriptional regulator translates to MTADASDLKPEDPKELRSFGRRGIRRTQLLKNLQHFVVAAELGSFHRAADRLAIVQSALSRRIGELEAQLGGRLFERQPTGVRLTLAGAALLEDASRILREVDLAIRRFDLIDGGQMSLLRVGFNGAAMMFAPIPDGLQTFRIANPTVEVRLTPMLSEQAFQALAAGSIDLGLAYELGYPHMLKSRQLVLDDLALALPEHHPLAAKAELAVEHLDGADFIGMDLAQSGLMAEKVAQALQSSGVAIRVLMETGSTEATLSLVAAGLGIAFVNRSQAGRHPPNVVIRDVAGFSVPLSLKLFWRAEIETPVLLRFVETLAGQFEAMG, encoded by the coding sequence ATGACCGCCGATGCCTCGGACCTCAAGCCGGAAGATCCCAAGGAGCTTCGCAGCTTCGGCCGGCGCGGCATCCGTCGGACCCAACTCCTCAAGAACCTGCAGCACTTCGTCGTTGCCGCAGAACTCGGCAGTTTTCACAGGGCCGCGGACCGGCTGGCGATCGTACAGTCGGCGCTGTCGCGGCGCATCGGCGAGTTGGAGGCGCAGCTCGGCGGCAGGCTGTTCGAGCGCCAACCGACGGGTGTGCGGCTGACCTTGGCCGGCGCGGCACTGCTGGAGGACGCCTCGCGCATCTTGCGCGAGGTCGACCTCGCCATCCGTCGCTTCGACCTGATCGACGGCGGACAGATGTCACTGCTGCGCGTCGGCTTCAACGGCGCGGCGATGATGTTTGCGCCGATCCCCGACGGGCTGCAGACATTCCGCATCGCCAATCCCACGGTCGAAGTGAGGCTGACGCCGATGCTGTCCGAGCAGGCATTCCAGGCGCTGGCGGCGGGTTCGATCGACCTCGGCCTGGCCTACGAACTCGGCTATCCACACATGCTGAAGTCGCGGCAACTGGTGCTCGACGATCTTGCGCTGGCGTTGCCTGAGCACCATCCACTCGCCGCAAAGGCAGAGCTTGCGGTCGAGCACCTCGACGGCGCCGATTTCATCGGCATGGACCTCGCTCAATCGGGCCTGATGGCGGAGAAGGTCGCCCAGGCCCTGCAGTCGAGTGGCGTCGCCATCCGCGTGCTGATGGAGACCGGAAGCACCGAGGCGACACTGAGCCTTGTCGCGGCAGGCCTCGGCATCGCTTTCGTCAATCGGTCCCAGGCAGGCCGGCATCCACCGAATGTCGTCATTCGCGACGTCGCTGGATTTTCGGTGCCGCTGTCGCTGAAATTGTTCTGGCGCGCGGAGATCGAAACGCCGGTGCTGCTGCGCTTTGTCGAGACATTAGCCGGGCAGTTCGAGGCCATGGGATGA
- a CDS encoding NADPH-dependent FMN reductase, giving the protein MTAGPLIVGIGGTTRSCSSSERLLHQALSVAAAAGADTLAFTGERLLFPIFGTDKPGVAELEFLGALRRCDGVVISSPGYHGSVSGMLKNALDYIEELRGDARPYLQGRPVGLIAAAAGWQAGGSTLQHLRSIVHALRGWPTPLGVIANSSVSDGDCSDQIALMAAQVMDFACAFGAGAGMAAPLQPLCVA; this is encoded by the coding sequence ATGACGGCAGGACCCTTGATCGTCGGGATCGGCGGTACCACGCGCAGTTGCTCGTCGTCGGAGCGGCTGCTGCATCAGGCGCTTTCGGTGGCGGCAGCGGCCGGTGCGGACACGCTGGCCTTCACCGGCGAACGGCTGTTGTTTCCGATCTTTGGCACCGACAAGCCGGGCGTGGCGGAACTGGAATTCCTGGGGGCTTTGCGCCGCTGTGACGGCGTGGTCATCTCATCCCCGGGCTATCACGGCTCGGTGTCGGGCATGCTGAAGAATGCGCTGGATTACATTGAGGAATTGCGAGGTGACGCCAGGCCCTATCTCCAGGGGCGGCCGGTTGGCCTGATCGCTGCGGCTGCCGGTTGGCAGGCGGGCGGTTCGACGCTGCAGCATTTGCGCTCGATCGTGCACGCCCTGCGCGGCTGGCCGACGCCGTTGGGCGTCATTGCCAATTCGTCGGTTTCCGACGGGGATTGTAGCGACCAGATCGCGTTGATGGCCGCCCAGGTCATGGATTTTGCGTGCGCATTTGGCGCGGGCGCCGGTATGGCTGCGCCGTTGCAGCCCTTGTGCGTGGCGTGA
- a CDS encoding DUF2312 domain-containing protein, whose product MADEITDTSQTVAAGQLRAFIERIERLEEEKKTISDDIKDVYAEAKGTGFDTKALRTLIRLRKQDQAERDEAEAILDLYKAALGMS is encoded by the coding sequence ATGGCCGACGAAATCACCGATACCAGCCAGACCGTTGCCGCCGGCCAGTTGCGCGCCTTCATCGAGCGCATCGAGCGGCTTGAAGAAGAAAAGAAGACCATCTCCGACGACATCAAAGACGTCTACGCCGAGGCCAAGGGCACCGGCTTCGACACCAAGGCGCTGCGCACCCTGATCCGCCTGCGCAAGCAGGACCAGGCCGAGCGTGACGAGGCAGAAGCGATCCTCGACCTCTACAAGGCCGCCCTCGGCATGAGCTGA
- a CDS encoding DUF1244 domain-containing protein, whose protein sequence is MAELSEAQQREFEAAAFRRLLEHLRERSDVQNIDMMNLAGFCRNCLSNWYRDAAAGAGVELSKETSREIVYGMPYAEWQAKYQRDATDAQKAAFETRRPKDH, encoded by the coding sequence ATGGCCGAACTCAGCGAAGCGCAGCAGCGCGAATTCGAGGCGGCCGCTTTCCGCCGCCTGCTCGAGCATTTGCGCGAGCGCTCCGACGTGCAGAACATCGACATGATGAATCTCGCAGGCTTCTGCCGCAACTGCCTGTCCAACTGGTATCGCGACGCTGCCGCAGGCGCCGGTGTCGAGCTGTCCAAGGAGACGTCGCGCGAGATCGTCTACGGCATGCCTTATGCCGAGTGGCAGGCCAAGTACCAGCGCGACGCCACCGACGCGCAGAAGGCGGCTTTCGAGACCAGACGGCCCAAGGATCACTAA
- a CDS encoding N-formylglutamate amidohydrolase — protein sequence MTRNTLFAPFEIIDGDRSRGLVLLCDHARRDLPQEYGDLGLPPEEFERHIAYDIGAEQVTRKLSAIIGAPAVLANFSRLLIDPNRGEDDPTLIRQLYDGSVIPGNYPMSWEERERRLDTFYRPYHDAVGAMIASVHKQTGTAPFILSVHSFTPVMQGRARPWHAGVLWDMDHRAAWPLIEMLAEDTGIVVGDNEPYDGALRGDTMFRHAIVNGFAHALIEIRQDLIGDEAGTSAWANRLAPIVDAINRRADIHEVRQFGSRTGPL from the coding sequence ATGACGCGAAACACTCTCTTTGCCCCGTTCGAAATCATCGACGGCGACCGCAGTCGCGGTCTGGTGCTTTTGTGCGACCATGCCCGGCGCGACCTGCCGCAGGAGTATGGCGATCTTGGCCTGCCGCCCGAGGAGTTCGAGCGCCACATCGCCTATGACATCGGCGCCGAACAGGTGACCCGCAAGCTTTCGGCGATCATCGGGGCGCCGGCGGTCCTGGCAAATTTCTCGCGGCTGTTGATCGACCCCAATCGCGGCGAGGACGACCCGACCCTGATCCGCCAGCTCTATGACGGCTCGGTCATACCGGGCAATTATCCAATGTCCTGGGAAGAGCGCGAGCGCCGTCTCGACACCTTCTACCGACCCTATCACGACGCCGTCGGCGCCATGATCGCCTCGGTGCACAAGCAGACCGGCACCGCACCCTTCATCCTCTCGGTGCATTCCTTCACCCCCGTTATGCAGGGCCGTGCCAGGCCCTGGCATGCCGGCGTGCTGTGGGACATGGACCATCGCGCCGCCTGGCCGCTGATCGAGATGCTTGCCGAGGACACCGGCATCGTCGTCGGCGACAACGAGCCTTATGACGGGGCGCTGCGCGGCGACACCATGTTCCGCCATGCCATCGTCAACGGCTTTGCCCACGCGCTGATCGAGATCAGGCAGGATCTGATCGGCGACGAGGCCGGAACCAGCGCCTGGGCAAATCGGCTTGCGCCGATCGTTGACGCGATCAATCGCCGTGCCGATATACACGAGGTCAGACAATTCGGCTCGCGTACAGGGCCGCTGTGA
- a CDS encoding DUF1036 domain-containing protein: MELAGGPRARSALAMLFLFLAVPLFASVAATPARADFRVCNATQSLVGVGIGYRAKAGWITEGWWHIEGQTCKTLIEGPLSSRFYYLYAEDAERGGRWDGPINMCVAEKEFKVAGVTDCVARGFQRAGFQEYDTGEQANWMVQLTDEPATGGNAAASGTNGQ, from the coding sequence ATGGAACTTGCCGGGGGGCCGCGCGCACGCTCAGCCTTGGCAATGCTTTTCCTTTTCCTAGCGGTTCCGCTGTTTGCCTCCGTTGCCGCGACGCCTGCGCGCGCCGACTTCAGGGTCTGCAACGCGACCCAAAGCCTCGTCGGCGTCGGCATCGGCTATCGCGCCAAGGCCGGCTGGATCACCGAAGGCTGGTGGCACATCGAGGGCCAGACCTGCAAAACGCTGATCGAAGGCCCGCTGTCATCGAGGTTTTATTATCTCTATGCAGAAGATGCCGAGCGAGGCGGACGCTGGGACGGCCCCATCAACATGTGCGTGGCTGAAAAAGAGTTCAAGGTTGCCGGGGTCACCGACTGCGTAGCGCGCGGTTTCCAGCGCGCCGGCTTCCAGGAATACGACACGGGCGAGCAGGCGAACTGGATGGTCCAGCTCACCGACGAGCCCGCAACGGGCGGCAATGCGGCCGCCTCGGGAACGAACGGTCAATGA
- the pyk gene encoding pyruvate kinase — MRRSRKVKILATLGPASSDEVMIRRLFDAGADVFRINMSHTDHDSMRTLVGRIRKVEEEAGRPIGILADLQGPKLRVGKFANGKEELTVGQTFTLDDSADLGDNKRVHLPHPEILKSVQAGHRLLIDDGKLELRAVKTDGKSIVCTVVAGNKISDKKGVSLPDTDLPVGALTEKDRKDLDAVLETGVDWVALSFIQRPEDLAEARKIAQGRALLMSKIEKPQAVARLAEIIELSDALMVARGDLGVEMPIESVPGIQKQITRAARRAGKPVVVATQMLESMITAPVPTRAEVSDVATAVFEGADAIMLSAESAAGQYPVESVATMDRIAQQVEKDPTYPGIINAQRSQPEATGADAISLAAREIAETLKLSAIVTYTASGTTGLRAARERPQVPIIALSPILATARRLSLLWGTHCVVSPDAANLDDMVERACGVAFNEGFATGGDRVIITAGVPLRTPGSTNMLRIAYVGPEGKGSR, encoded by the coding sequence ATGAGACGCAGCCGTAAGGTCAAGATACTCGCCACACTCGGTCCAGCCTCTTCCGACGAGGTCATGATCCGCAGGCTCTTCGATGCGGGCGCCGATGTCTTCCGCATCAATATGAGCCATACCGACCACGATTCGATGCGCACGCTTGTTGGCCGCATCCGCAAGGTCGAGGAAGAGGCGGGCCGCCCGATCGGCATCCTCGCCGACCTGCAGGGGCCCAAGCTCCGCGTCGGCAAGTTCGCCAATGGCAAGGAAGAGCTGACCGTCGGCCAGACCTTCACCTTGGACGACAGCGCCGATCTCGGCGACAACAAGCGCGTGCACCTGCCGCATCCCGAAATCCTCAAGTCGGTTCAGGCTGGCCATCGCCTTTTGATCGACGACGGCAAGCTCGAGCTCCGGGCTGTCAAGACCGACGGCAAGTCGATCGTCTGCACGGTCGTTGCCGGCAACAAGATTTCCGACAAGAAGGGCGTCAGCCTGCCCGACACCGACCTGCCGGTCGGCGCGCTGACCGAAAAGGACCGCAAGGACCTCGATGCGGTGCTCGAAACCGGCGTCGACTGGGTCGCGCTGTCGTTCATCCAGCGTCCCGAGGATCTGGCCGAAGCGCGCAAGATCGCCCAGGGGCGTGCGCTGCTGATGTCCAAGATCGAAAAGCCGCAGGCGGTTGCACGCCTTGCCGAAATCATCGAGCTGTCCGATGCCTTGATGGTCGCCCGTGGCGATCTCGGCGTCGAGATGCCGATCGAATCCGTGCCCGGCATCCAGAAGCAGATCACGCGTGCGGCACGCCGTGCCGGCAAGCCGGTGGTCGTCGCCACCCAGATGCTGGAATCGATGATCACGGCGCCGGTGCCGACCCGCGCCGAGGTCTCCGACGTGGCGACTGCAGTGTTCGAAGGTGCTGACGCGATCATGCTGTCGGCCGAATCCGCCGCCGGACAATATCCGGTCGAGTCGGTGGCAACGATGGACCGCATTGCCCAGCAGGTCGAAAAGGATCCGACCTATCCCGGCATCATCAACGCCCAGCGTTCGCAGCCTGAAGCGACCGGTGCCGATGCCATTTCGCTTGCGGCGCGTGAAATCGCCGAGACGCTGAAGCTGTCGGCGATCGTCACCTACACCGCCTCTGGCACCACCGGATTGCGCGCCGCGCGCGAACGACCGCAGGTGCCGATCATCGCGCTGTCGCCGATCCTGGCCACCGCGCGCCGGCTGTCGCTTTTGTGGGGCACGCATTGCGTCGTCTCGCCCGACGCCGCCAATCTCGACGACATGGTTGAACGCGCCTGTGGCGTCGCCTTCAACGAGGGTTTCGCAACTGGCGGCGACCGCGTCATCATCACCGCCGGCGTGCCGCTCCGCACGCCCGGATCGACCAACATGCTGCGCATCGCCTATGTCGGGCCGGAAGGCAAAGGCAGCAGGTAA
- a CDS encoding alpha/beta fold hydrolase, producing the protein MNILTFVLVLLVAIVLALAGFTGVASWLIERRNPPVGSFIDIAGANIHYVHVPAPVGAELPPLVFIHGASANLKDQMLPLRPQFEGRAEMLFLDRPGHGWSGRGTGNNETQEGQAATIAALMDRLGIKDAIIVGHSFGGSIAATFALEHAEKTRGLLFLSAATHPWPGGDTSWYYSLSARPAVGRLFAAMVANPAGLMRIDAATTCVFSPDKVPDFYVDEASIKLVLRRQAFRANAIDVEGLYRHALKTAPRYPEIKAPTVVISGDADTVVYEEIHSMGLARDIPGAELVWVRKLGHKPDWVAPDLVAAAVEKLAGQPRDLQAMARRVEARMAGDDFGTDMCVNEKAPI; encoded by the coding sequence ATGAACATCCTCACCTTTGTCCTGGTATTGCTCGTTGCGATCGTGCTTGCGCTTGCCGGCTTTACCGGCGTGGCGTCATGGTTGATCGAGCGCCGCAATCCACCCGTGGGCAGCTTCATCGACATAGCGGGCGCCAACATCCATTACGTCCATGTACCGGCGCCTGTTGGCGCGGAGCTGCCGCCGCTGGTCTTCATCCACGGCGCATCCGCCAATCTGAAGGACCAGATGCTGCCGCTCAGGCCGCAATTCGAAGGCCGCGCCGAGATGCTGTTCCTCGACCGGCCCGGCCATGGATGGTCCGGACGCGGCACCGGCAACAACGAGACGCAGGAAGGCCAGGCCGCGACCATCGCTGCTCTGATGGACAGGCTCGGCATCAAGGACGCCATCATCGTCGGCCATTCGTTTGGCGGTTCGATCGCGGCGACCTTCGCCCTGGAACATGCCGAGAAGACGCGCGGGCTGCTGTTCCTGTCGGCGGCAACGCATCCCTGGCCGGGCGGCGACACCTCCTGGTACTACAGCCTGAGCGCCAGGCCGGCGGTCGGGCGGCTGTTCGCCGCGATGGTTGCCAATCCGGCCGGGCTGATGCGTATCGATGCTGCCACGACCTGTGTCTTCTCACCCGACAAGGTGCCCGACTTCTATGTCGACGAAGCCTCTATCAAGCTTGTGCTGCGGCGGCAGGCCTTTCGCGCCAATGCGATCGATGTCGAGGGCTTGTACCGGCACGCGCTGAAGACAGCGCCGCGCTATCCCGAGATCAAGGCGCCGACAGTGGTGATCTCAGGCGATGCGGATACGGTCGTCTATGAAGAGATCCATTCGATGGGCCTCGCGCGCGACATTCCCGGTGCCGAGCTGGTCTGGGTCAGGAAGCTTGGCCACAAACCCGACTGGGTGGCGCCCGACCTGGTCGCAGCAGCGGTTGAAAAGCTCGCCGGCCAGCCGCGCGACCTGCAGGCCATGGCGCGGCGGGTCGAGGCCCGCATGGCGGGCGACGATTTCGGCACGGATATGTGCGTGAACGAGAAGGCGCCGATTTAG
- a CDS encoding tetratricopeptide repeat protein: MRSVFAFFVLTIAATPLPLQAFAQTSGDTVIAKADTQLDSLFSDLKRERNEKAAERLANRIWEAWYRSGSASVDLMMLWAQQALEAKKFDVALDFLDQVVTLQPQYAEGWNRRATVHFMMGNFRKSMTDIERTLELEPRHFGALSGMAQIMANTNHNELALQAWQRVLVIYPMLRNAQNEVSRLSEELAGEGI, encoded by the coding sequence ATGCGGAGCGTTTTTGCCTTTTTTGTCCTGACCATCGCGGCAACGCCGCTGCCGCTCCAGGCGTTTGCCCAGACGAGCGGCGATACCGTCATCGCCAAGGCGGACACCCAGCTCGATTCGCTGTTTTCCGACCTCAAGCGCGAGCGTAACGAAAAGGCCGCGGAACGCCTCGCCAACCGGATCTGGGAGGCCTGGTACAGGTCTGGCAGCGCCTCCGTCGACCTGATGATGCTGTGGGCGCAACAGGCGCTGGAAGCCAAGAAGTTCGACGTTGCCCTCGATTTCCTCGACCAGGTCGTGACGCTGCAGCCCCAATATGCCGAAGGCTGGAACCGCCGCGCCACTGTGCATTTCATGATGGGCAACTTCCGCAAGTCGATGACCGACATCGAACGCACGCTGGAGCTCGAGCCGCGCCATTTCGGCGCCCTCTCCGGCATGGCCCAGATCATGGCCAACACCAACCATAACGAGCTGGCACTGCAGGCCTGGCAGCGCGTGCTGGTCATCTATCCGATGCTGCGCAACGCCCAGAACGAGGTGTCGCGGCTGTCGGAAGAACTTGCCGGCGAAGGGATTTGA
- the ykgO gene encoding type B 50S ribosomal protein L36, which produces MKIKNSLKALKGRHRDCQLVRRKGRIYIINKTAPRYKARQG; this is translated from the coding sequence ATGAAGATCAAGAATTCGCTCAAGGCGCTCAAGGGCCGCCACCGTGACTGCCAGCTGGTTCGTCGCAAGGGCCGCATCTACATCATCAACAAGACTGCGCCGCGCTACAAGGCCCGCCAGGGCTGA
- a CDS encoding lysozyme inhibitor LprI family protein: MRHSILLISMAGVMVASVASAEECDRNDQTQTGMNICAAADYAASDAKLNAAYGAIMKRLSDNAEARKKLQDSQRAWIAFRDAECKFASSGVEGGSTYPMIHSGCLQGLTDARVTQLGSYLKCEEGDLSCPVPGQ; the protein is encoded by the coding sequence ATGCGGCATTCGATTCTCTTGATCTCAATGGCCGGCGTTATGGTGGCATCGGTGGCGTCGGCCGAGGAGTGCGACCGCAACGACCAGACCCAGACGGGCATGAACATCTGTGCGGCTGCCGACTACGCGGCGTCAGACGCCAAACTCAATGCTGCTTATGGCGCTATCATGAAGCGGCTGTCCGACAACGCCGAGGCGCGCAAGAAGCTGCAGGATTCGCAGCGCGCCTGGATCGCCTTCCGCGACGCTGAATGCAAGTTCGCCTCCTCCGGCGTCGAAGGCGGGTCGACCTATCCGATGATCCATTCCGGCTGCCTGCAGGGACTGACCGACGCGCGTGTGACGCAACTCGGCAGCTACCTCAAATGCGAGGAAGGCGACCTGAGCTGTCCCGTACCGGGCCAGTAG
- a CDS encoding winged helix-turn-helix transcriptional regulator: MDKTADNGFVAAVRMTEGKWKIDILCQLGTASRRFGRLRQSIPGISEKMLAQQLRELEADGLVDRRVYSETPAKVVYSLTERGAALNAAAESLCRWGAQFGLPCDRKNKAEYA, translated from the coding sequence ATGGACAAGACGGCGGACAATGGCTTTGTAGCGGCTGTCAGGATGACCGAAGGCAAATGGAAGATAGACATTCTTTGCCAGCTCGGAACGGCATCACGCCGGTTCGGCCGGTTGAGGCAGTCGATTCCCGGGATCAGCGAAAAGATGCTGGCGCAGCAATTGCGCGAACTGGAGGCCGATGGGCTCGTCGATCGGAGAGTCTATTCGGAGACGCCAGCCAAGGTGGTCTATTCGCTCACCGAACGCGGCGCAGCCCTCAACGCGGCAGCAGAATCACTATGTCGCTGGGGCGCGCAGTTCGGCCTTCCCTGCGATCGCAAGAACAAAGCGGAATACGCCTGA